A section of the Citrus sinensis cultivar Valencia sweet orange chromosome 8, DVS_A1.0, whole genome shotgun sequence genome encodes:
- the LOC102622493 gene encoding (S)-8-oxocitronellyl enol synthase ISY1 codes for MAAKEFNDEAEAATNKVSVNRGREVDAKNVAVIFGVTGLVGKELARRLISTANWKVYGIAREPEITAIQSSSYCFISCDLLNPLDIKRKLTLLEDVTHIFWVTWASQFASDMHKCCEQNKAMMCYALNAILPRAKALKHVSLQTGMKHYVSLQGLPEEKQVRFYDEECPRVSKSNNFYYVLEDLLKEKLAGKVAWSVHRPGLLLGSSHRSLYNFLGCLCVYGAVCKHLNLPFVFGGTREIWEEYCIDGSDSRLVAEQHIWAATNDDISSTKGQAFNAINGPRFTWKEIWPSIGKKFGVKVPESMFSQDFWYAKAMNDKKQVWKEIVVSKGLIQTEMEDLANWEFLDILFRCPAKMLGTRDKADRLGFRIRCKTLDSILYWIDYMKDEKLIP; via the coding sequence ATGGCAGCCAAAGAGTTCAATGACGAAGCAGAAGCAGCCACTAACAAAGTTTCTGTCAACAGAGGAAGAGAAGTTGATGCTAAGAATGTTGCAGTCATTTTTGGGGTTACTGGGCTTGTTGGGAAGGAGCTAGCCAGAAGACTGATATCAACAGCCAATTGGAAGGTTTATGGGATTGCTCGGGAACCGGAGATCACAGCAATCCAAAGCAGCAGCTACTGTTTCATCTCATGTGACCTGTTGAATCCTCTGGATATCAAGAGAAAGCTCACTTTGTTAGAAGACGTGACGCATATCTTCTGGGTCACGTGGGCAAGCCAGTTTGCTTCCGATATGCACAAGTGTTGCGAGCAGAACAAGGCCATGATGTGCTACGCCTTGAATGCCATTCTCCCAAGGGCTAAGGCATTAAAGCACGTTTCACTCCAGACAGGAATGAAGCATTACGTGTCATTACAAGGCCTTCCTGAAGAAAAACAAGTTCGATTCTATGATGAAGAATGCCCAAGAGTGAGCAAAAGCAACAACTTTTACTATGTTTTAGAGGACTTGCTAAAGGAGAAACTGGCAGGAAAGGTGGCTTGGTCGGTGCATAGGCCCGGCTTATTACTCGGTAGTTCTCATAGAAGTTTGTACAACTTCTTGGGCTGTTTATGTGTCTATGGTGCTGTCTGTAAACATTTAAATCTACCTTTTGTGTTTGGAGGAACAAGGGAGATTTGGGAAGAGTACTGCATCGACGGCTCAGATTCGCGTCTAGTTGCAGAACAGCACATTTGGGCAGCCACAAACGATGATATATCTTCCACAAAGGGCCAAGCTTTCAATGCAATAAATGGCCCCAGATTTACATGGAAGGAGATCTGGCCAAGCATCGGAAAGAAGTTTGGCGTGAAAGTGCCGGAGAGCATGTTTTCGCAGGATTTTTGGTATGCAAAAGCCATGAATGACAAGAAACAAGTATGGAAAGAGATTGTAGTGAGCAAAGGACTGATTCAAACAGAGATGGAAGATTTGGCTAACTGGGAATTCTTGGACATCTTGTTTCGCTGTCCGGCGAAAATGTTGGGAACCAGAGACAAAGCCGACCGGCTTGGGTTTAGAATACGGTGTAAAACATTGGATTCAATCCTGTATTGGATTGATTACATGAAAGATGAAAAGTTAATTCCATAG
- the LOC102619548 gene encoding vacuolar cation/proton exchanger 3-like, producing the protein MMISSMDSQEVWELENGGHIDSSSKEIIRNNNNNDNSNEAAKTTQIVSTPIMRKKSDPLLPSNVRFRILREFLANLQEVILGTRLALLFPAVPLAVIARLNNFGRPWVFALSLLGLAPLAERVSFLTEQIAYFTGPTVGGLMNATCGNATELIIALFALYENKIHVLKYSLLGSVLSNLLLVLGTSLLCGGLANIREEQRYDRKQADVNSLLLLLGLLCQMLPLLFRYAAEPGTFPADSILQLSRASSILMLLAYVAYIFFQLKTHRKLFESQEEDEDEDEEKAVIGFWSAFSWLVGMTAIIAVLSEYVVGTIEAASDSWGISVSFISIILLPIVGNAAEHAGSIIFAFKNKLDISLGVALGSATQISMFVVPLCVVIAWIIGVYMDLDFSLLETGSLAFTIIIVAFTLQDGTSHYMKGVVLFLCYIAIAACFFVHKIPQSTANMGTKPSLGVSAA; encoded by the exons ATGATGATTTCATCGATGGATTCGCAGGAGGTATGGGAATTGGAAAATGGAGGCCATATCGATAGCTCAAGCAAGGAGATAATTcggaataataataacaatgataACAGCAATGAAGCTGCAAAAACTACACAAATTGTGTCGACTCCGATCATGCGAAAGAAATCGGATCCATTGCTTCCTTCAAATGTTCGGTTCAGAATCCTGAGGGAATTTTTAGCAAATTTGCAAGAGGTCATTCTTGGCACCAGGCTTGCTTTGCTCTTCCCGGCCGTTCCTCTGGCTGTTATTGCTCGCCTCAATAACTTCGGAAGA CCGTGGGTATTTGCTTTGAGTTTGCTTGGTCTCGCTCCACTGGCTGAGCGTGTCAGCTTCCTTACTGA ACAAATTGCCTATTTCACCGGCCCAACAG TTGGGGGACTTATGAATGCAACATGTGGTAATGCGACGGAGCTGATAATAGCATTATTTGCTCTCTACGAGAACAAAATTCATGTGCTGAAGTACTCGCTCTTGGGTTCCGTTCTCTCGAACCTCCTCCTTGTTCTTGGGACCTCTCTTCTCTGTGGAGGCTTGGCCAACATCAGAGAGGAGCAAAGATATGATAGA AAGCAGGCTGATGTGAACTCACTACTTCTGTTGCTGGGATTGCTGTGCCAAATGCTGCCACTGTTGTTCAGATATGCTGCAGAGCCGGGCACTTTCCCTGCCGATTCTATACTTCAATTGTCAAGAGCTAGCAGCATTCTTATGCTTCTCGCATATGTTGCTTACATTTTTTTCCAGTTGAAAACACATCGGAAGCTTTTCGAATCTCAAGAG GAAGACGAAGATGAAGACGAAGAGAAAGCAGTGATTGGATTTTGGAGTGCATTTAGCTGGCTGGTTGGCATGACAGCCATAATAGCTGTGTTATCAGAGTATGTTGTGGGCACAATTGAg GCTGCCTCGGATTCGTGGGGCATTTCTGTTAGCTTTATCAGCATAATACTGCTACCAATTGTGGGGAATGCAGCAGAACATGCAGGCTCAATCATATTTGCTTTCAAAAACAAGCTG GACATTTCTTTGGGGGTTGCCCTGGGATCTGCTACTCAAATTTCAATGTTTGTG GTTCCTTTATGCGTGGTCATTGCTTGGATAATAGGTGTCTACATGGATCTTGATTTCAGTCTTCTTGAAACCGGTTCCCTTGCCTTCACAATAATCATTGTGGCCTTCACTTTACAG GATGGAACTTCACATTACATGAAAGGAGTAGTTCTGTTCCTATGCTACATTGCCATTGCTGCATGCTTTTTTGTTCACAAAATTCCGCAGA GCACTGCGAACATGGGAACTAAACCATCATTGGGAGTCTCGGCCGCGTAG
- the LOC102619835 gene encoding uncharacterized protein LOC102619835, whose amino-acid sequence MAEKLAPEKRHRFLHNGQTVFEWDQTLDEINIYINLPPNVHSKQFYCKIQSKHIELGIKGNPPYLNHELTCPVKTDSSFWTLEDDVMHITLTKRDKGQTWASPIMGQGQLDPYVTDQEQKRLMLQRFQEENPGFDFSQAQFTGSCPDPRTFMGGIRSD is encoded by the exons ATGGCGGAGAAATTGGCGCCCGAGAAACGGCATCGTTTCCTCCACAACG GCCAAACAGTATTTGAATGGGATCAAACCCTAGACGagataaatatttacataaatttaCCGCCAAATGTTCACTCGAAGCAATTTTATTGCAAGATTCAATCAAAACATATTGAACTTGGCATCAAAGGCAACCCCCCTTATCTCAAC CATGAACTCACCTGTCCGGTGAAGACGGATTCTTCTTTCTGGACCTtag AGGATGATGTGATGCACATAACATTGACGAAAAGGGATAAGGGTCAGACTTGGGCTTCGCCTATAATGGGTCAGGGTCAGCTCGACCCTTATGTCACTGATCAAGAACAGAAGCGTCTCATGCTGCAGAGGTTCCAAGAAGAG AATCCGGGTTTTGACTTCTCGCAGGCACAATTTACAGGTAGCTGCCCCGACCCAAGGACCTTTATGGGTGGGATCCGCTCTGATTGA